One stretch of Oncorhynchus masou masou isolate Uvic2021 chromosome 9, UVic_Omas_1.1, whole genome shotgun sequence DNA includes these proteins:
- the LOC135545033 gene encoding olfactory receptor 4S1-like, translating into MTIEFNSSQEIVFVLHGLNVTQTNKHIYFSFTLILYIFTIFVNLILIVTIFLEKMLHEPMYLFLCNLCINGIYGASAFYPKILYDLFFDSHVITYPGCMTQILVIYSYAFCEFTSLTVMAYDRYVAICKPLQYHSIMTTRKVWTLLLLTWLFSWLESGFGMGITARLPLCGLDIDKLYCSNWAVVKLSCVDTTLNNLYGFIATFSHVSQMILILISYVNIIKASLRSRAERKKFMQTCLPHLITLTNFTISLTFDVMFARYGSNTSLLALRNIMAVEFLVVPPLVNPIIYGMKLTRIRNRVGQMFKLKVAALT; encoded by the coding sequence ATGACAATAGAGTTCAACTCCTCCCAGGAGATAGTGTTTGTGCTGCATGGACTGAACGtgacacagacaaacaaacacatctACTTCTCATTTACTCTCATCCTATACATCTTCACCATTTTTGTGAATCTGATACTGATCGTTACCATTTTTCTGGAGAAAATGTTGCATGAACCTATGTATTTATTTCTCTGTAATCTGTGTATTAATGGTATCTATGGTGCTTCAGCTTTCTACCCAAAGATACTTTATGACCTTTTCTTTGACTCTCATGTGATAACATACCCTGGGTGCATGACCCAGATATTGGTAATCTACTCCTATGCTTTCTGTGAATTCACCAGCTTGACAGTGATGGCATATGACAGGTATGTTGCCATCTGTAAACCGTTACAATACCACTCTATCATGACTACTCGAAAAGTGTGGACACTGCTTCTTCTTACGTGGCTTTTCTCATGGCTAGAAAGTGGCTTCGGGATGGGAATAACAGCTAGGTTACCCCTCTGTGGCCTCGACATCGATAAACTCTACTGCTCAAACTGGGCCGTCGTGAAGCTCTCATGCGTTGACACCACTCTGAACAACCTTTACGGCTTCATTGCCACTTTTTCTCATGTTTCTCAAATGATACTCATCCTGATTTCTTATGTGAACATCATCAAAGCGTCTTTGCGTTCCCGGGCGGAGAGGAAGAAGTTCATGCAGACCTGTCTGCCTCATCTGATCACCCTCACTAACTTCACCATATCCCTCACCTTTGATGTGATGTTTGCTCGCTACGGCAGCAACACCAGCCTGCTGGCCCTGAGGAATATCATGGCGGTGGAGTTCCTAGTTGTGCCTCCTCTGGTGAACCCTATCATATACGGGATGAAACTCACTCGGATTCGGAATAGAGTTGGACAGATGTTTAAACTTAAAGTTGCTGCCTTGACCTAA